The following are from one region of the Nicotiana tomentosiformis chromosome 7, ASM39032v3, whole genome shotgun sequence genome:
- the LOC138895443 gene encoding GDSL esterase/lipase At1g28570-like: MASQAPQQSHHSQISAFMKLFYKDCFSFHDCGGNKVLQKAIVFMVQPGFNDYKYSLLHTESISEVSKLVPDVVETIRSSIEQLIKDAEAKHFVVSGIIPIGCLPGFRMIFPDNSRKIQCHKGLNIFATLHNDHLWQALEELRLKYPEVEIIYADYFKAFMTILRNHAFLGSKTK; encoded by the coding sequence ATGGCATCCCAAGCGCCTCAGCAGTCTCATCACTCGCAGATTTCTGCCTTTATGAAACTCTTCTATAAGGATTGCTTCTCTTTTCATGACTGCGGCGGGAACAAGGTTCTTCAGAAAGCTATCGTCTTTATGGTTCAGCCTGGTTTTAATGATTACAAGTACTCTCTTTTGCATACAGAATCTATTTCCGAAGTGTCCAAACTTGTCCCTGATGTTGTGGAGACAATCAGGAGTTCTATCGAACAACTGATCAAAGATGCAGAAGCCAAACACTTTGTGGTTTCTGGAATTATTCCAATTGGTTGCCTTCCAGGTTTTCGAATGATTTTTCCCGATAATAGCAGGAAAATTCAATGTCACAAAGGACTAAATATTTTTGCAACATTGCACAATGATCATCTATGGCAAGCGTTGGAGGAGCTACGATTGAAGTACCCTGAAGTTGAGATCATATATGCAGATTATTTCAAGGCGTTTATGACAATTCTACGCAATCATGCGTTCTTGGGATCCAAGACTAAGTGA